The following are encoded together in the Lathyrus oleraceus cultivar Zhongwan6 chromosome 3, CAAS_Psat_ZW6_1.0, whole genome shotgun sequence genome:
- the LOC127130393 gene encoding uncharacterized protein LOC127130393, whose protein sequence is MANESTTSMQFPTNLPIFKGENYEGRVAQMKIIFRFQDVDEIVCDGVPASKVNANDVQKDAQKEQRKKDEKALFLIHQRMGSNVFEKIIEEDMSKRTWDKLKNLYVGYEKLKRVKLQMLRKQFEITQMKEDESVVDFFSRLVLLTNQLKVCGELINDLHKNEKVLRSLIVSFDYIVVSIEDSKNLAEMKLEELQASLEAHEMRLK, encoded by the coding sequence ATGGCAAACGAAAGCACAACATCAATGCAATTTCCTACGAATCTACCGATTTTCAAAGGTGAGAACTACGAGGGACGGGTTGCACAAATGAAGATCATCTTTAGATTTCAAGATGTGGATGAAATTGTGTGTGATGGAGTACCTGCATCGAAAGTGAATGCAAATGATGTTCAGAAGGATGCACAAAAGGAACAAAGGAAGAAAGATGAAAAAGCTCTTTTCTTGATTCATCAACGTATGGGTTCGAATGTGTTCGAGAAGATCATTGAAGAAGACATGTCCAAGAGAACATGGGACAAGTTGAAGAACTTGTACGTTGGATATGAAAAGCTGAAGAGAGTGAAGTTGCAAATGCTGAGAAAGCAATTTGAGATAACACAAATGAAAGAAGATGAATCAGTTGTTGATTTCTTCTCAAGATTAGTTTTACTCACAAACCAGCTAAAGGTGTGTGGTGAACTAATCAATGATTTGCATAAGAATGAGAAAGTGTTGAGATCTTTGATTGTAAGTTTTGATTATATTGTAGTGTCTATTGAAGATTCCAAGAACCTAGCTGAGATGAAGTTGGAAGAACTTCAAGCTTCATTAGAAGCGCATGAGATGAGGCTGAAGTAA
- the LOC127130394 gene encoding secreted RxLR effector protein 161-like: MVGSLRYLCNSRPNICYSVSVIRKFMHDPRKTHIISTKRILRYVKGIKEYGLLFPNRSKGDKSELIGYSDSDWCGDITHRRSTLGYVFKFNEAAISWCTKKQPVTTLSSCEVECIAGTFATCQAMWLDSVMKELRCEVMKPLILRIDNKSSISLAKNPISHGRSKHIDTRFYFIREKMSNGMIEVQYCPTEVQLVDDFTKALKLDRFEFLRRKLGVISVQQL, translated from the coding sequence ATGGTTGGTTCATTAAGGTATTTGTGTAACAGCAGACCAAACATTTGCTACTCAGTCAGTGTGATTAGAAAATTCATGCATGATCCAAGGAAAACTCACATAATATCTACTAAAAGGATACTTAGGTATGTAAAAGGCATAAAGGAGTATGGGTTGTTATTCCCTAATAGAAGTAAAGGTGACAAAAGTGAACTCATTGGATACTCAGATAGTGACTGGTGTGGAGACATCACACACAGGAGAAGCACATTGGGATATGTATTCAAGTTCAACGAAGCAGCCATATCATGGTGTACAAAGAAGCAACCAGTGACTACTCTTTCATCCTGTGAGGTAGAATGTATTGCAGGAACATTTGCAACCTGTCAAGCAATGTGGTTGGATTCAGTGATGAAGGAATTGAGGTGTGAAGTGATGAAGCCTCTAATACTCAGAATTGACAACAAGTCATCAATCAGCCTTGCAAAAAATCCAATCTCACATGGCAGAAGCAAACATATTGATACAAGATTCTATTTTATTCGAGAGAAAATGAGCAATGGAATGATTGAGGTACAATATTGTCCAACTGAAGTACAACTAGTAGACGATTTTACAAAGGCTTTAAAGCTTGATAGATTTGAGTTTTTGAGAAGGAAACTTGGTGTTATAAGTGTTCAACAGTTATGA